The following proteins are encoded in a genomic region of Opisthocomus hoazin isolate bOpiHoa1 chromosome 4, bOpiHoa1.hap1, whole genome shotgun sequence:
- the MCCC1 gene encoding methylcrotonoyl-CoA carboxylase subunit alpha, mitochondrial isoform X1 encodes MALVLAAERGRCCLWALRRPQWNQVQRFVKWASTIGGHNIGKILIANRGEIACRVMRTAKKMGVKSVAVYSEADRHSMHVAMADEAYCIGPAPSQQSYLAMEKIMQVAKVSAAQAIHPGYGFLSENTEFAELCKQEGIIFIGPPSSAIRDMGIKSTSKAIMSAAGVPVVEGYHGEDQSDECLKEHAKRIGYPVMIKAVRGGGGKGMRIAHSEKEFLDQLESARREAKKSFNDDAMLIEKFVDNPRHVEVQVFGDQHGNAVYLFERDCSVQRRHQKIIEEAPGPGINPEVRKGLGEAAVKAAKAVNYVGAGTVEFIMDSQHNFYFMEMNTRLQVEHPVTEMITGTDLVEWQLRVAAGEKIPLMQEEILLQGHAFEARIYAEDPNNNFMPGAGPLLHLSTPPPDSFTRIETGVRQGDEVSVHYDPMIAKLVVWAEDRQAALRKLRYSLHQYNVVGLSTNIDFLLSLSGHPQFEAGNVHTNFIPQHHDELFPTKKATPHEVMCQAALGLILKEKMLTDAFRDKSDDKFSPFASSTGRRINMCYTRKLSLLDGENTVDVAVSYNQEGSYNMQIQDKTFLISGEIFNEGDSVYLRSSVNGTVCKSKLVILDNTIYLFFPEGSAQICLPVPKHLSAVSSVGMQSGAVAPMTGTVEKVFVKAGDKVQTGDPLMVMIAMKMEHTIRAPKAGVIKKVNFQEGAQANRHAPLVEFVDEEAESK; translated from the exons ATGGCGCTGGTGCTGGCGGCCGAGCGGGGCCGCTGCTGCCTCTGGGCGCTGCGGCGGCC GCAATGGAACCAAGTACAAAGATTCGTGAAATGGGCCTCAACGATAG GAGGTCACAACATAGGGAAGATTCTTATTGCAAACCGAGGAGAAATTGCATGCAGAGTGATGCGAACGGCAAAGAAAATGGGTGTGAAGTCTGTCGCAGTTTATAGTGAAGCAGACAGACATTCCATGCACGTAGCAATG GCAGATGAAGCATATTGCATTGGTCCAGCACCCTCACAGCAGAGTTACTTGGCCATGGAGAAAATAATGCAGGTGGCCAAGGTCTCAGCAGCACAG GCTATTCATCCAGGTTATGGTTTCCTCTCAGAAAACACAGAGTTTGCAGAGTTGTGCAAGCAAGAGGGAATCATCTTCATAGGTCCGCCTTCATCTGCTATCAGAGATATGGGTATTAAGAG CACTTCCAAAGCTATAATGTCTGCTGCTGGCGTTCCTGTTGTTGAAGGTTATCATGGAGAAGATCAATCAGATGAGTGTCTAAAGGAGCATGCCAAGAGAATAGGATATCCAGTAATGATTAAAGCTGTTCGTGGAGGTGGAGGAAAG ggCATGAGAATTGCTCATTCAGAAAAGGAGTTTCTGGACCAACTAGAATCAGCTAGGAGAGAAGCAAAGAAGTCTTTCAATGATGATGCAATGCTGATTGAGAAATTTGTAGATAATCCAAG GCACGTTGAAGTCCAAGTATTTGGTGACCAGCATGGCAATGCAGTCTATTTGTTTGAAAGAGACTGCAGTGTGCAAAGAAGACATCAGAAGATCATTGAAGAGGCACCAGGG CCAGGAATTAATCCTGAAGTTCGAAAGGGACTTGGAGAAGCTGCTGTCAAAGCAGCTAAAGCAGTGAATTATGTGGGAGCAG GAACAGTGGAATTTATTATGGACTCCCAACATAATTTTTACTTCATGGAGATGAATACCAGACTACAAGTAGAGCACCCAGTTACAGAGATGATCACTGGAACAGACTTGGTGGAATGGCAGCTTAGG gttgcagcaggagagaagatTCCCCTAATGCAGGAAGAGATTCTGCTCCAAGGCCATGCATTTGAAGCTAGAATATATGCTGAAGACCCTAATAATAACTTTATGCCAGGAGCTGGGCCATTGTTGCACTTGTCCACCCCACCACCTGATAGTTTCACCAGGATAGAAACTGGAGTCAGACAAG gtGATGAAGTTTCTGTTCATTATGATCCAATGATTGCAAAGCTAGTTGTTTGGGCTGAGGATCGTCAGGCAGCACTGAGAAAGTTGCGATACAGTTTGCATCAATATAAT gttgTAGGATTAAGCACTAATATTGATTTTTTACTGAGCCTGTCAGGACACCCACAGTTTGAGGCTGGAAATGTGCACACTAATTTCATTCCTCAACACCATGATGAATTGTTTCCAACCAAAAAAGCAACCCCACATGAAGTTATGTGTCAGGCAGCTCTAGGACTCatactgaaagagaaaatgctaaCAGATGCTTTTAGAGATAAGTCAGATG ATAAATTCTCACCATTTGCATCTAGCACTGGTAGAAGAATAAATATGTGTTATACTAGAAAACTGTCTCTGCTGGATGGGGAAAACA CTGTGGATGTAGCTGTAAGTTACAATCAAGAAGGGTCATACAACATGCAG ATTCAAGATAAAACGTTCCTGATTTCTGGAGAGATCTTCAATGAAGGTGATTCGGTTTACTTGAGGTCTTCAGTAAATGGAACAGTGTGTAAGTCCAAATTGGTAATTTTGGACAACACCATTTATCTCTTCTTTCCG GAAGGTAGCGCTCAGATTTGCCTTCCGGTACCCAAGCACTTATCTGCAGTGAGTTCAGTGGGAATGCAAAGTGGTGCTGTAGCGCCCATGACAGGCACAGTTGAAAAG GTGTTTGTGAAAGCAGGGGATAAGGTTCAGACTGGAGACCCTCTAATGGTTATGATAGCTATGAAAATGGAG CATACCATAAGGGCTCCAAAGGCAGGAGTGATTAAAAAGGTTAATTTCCAAGAAGGTGCCCAGGCCAATAGACACGCTCCACTAGTTGAATTCGTGGATGAAGAGGCCGaatcaaaataa
- the MCCC1 gene encoding methylcrotonoyl-CoA carboxylase subunit alpha, mitochondrial isoform X2, with protein sequence MALVLAAERGRCCLWALRRPQWNQVQRFVKWASTIGGHNIGKILIANRGEIACRVMRTAKKMGVKSVAVYSEADRHSMHVAMADEAYCIGPAPSQQSYLAMEKIMQVAKVSAAQAIHPGYGFLSENTEFAELCKQEGIIFIGPPSSAIRDMGIKSTSKAIMSAAGVPVVEGYHGEDQSDECLKEHAKRIGYPVMIKAVRGGGGKGMRIAHSEKEFLDQLESARREAKKSFNDDAMLIEKFVDNPRHVEVQVFGDQHGNAVYLFERDCSVQRRHQKIIEEAPGPGINPEVRKGLGEAAVKAAKAVNYVGAGTVEFIMDSQHNFYFMEMNTRLQVEHPVTEMITGTDLVEWQLRVAAGEKIPLMQEEILLQGHAFEARIYAEDPNNNFMPGAGPLLHLSTPPPDSFTRIETGVRQGDEVSVHYDPMIAKLVVWAEDRQAALRKLRYSLHQYNVVGLSTNIDFLLSLSGHPQFEAGNVHTNFIPQHHDELFPTKKATPHEVMCQAALGLILKEKMLTDAFRDKSDDKFSPFASSTGRRINMCYTRKLSLLDGENTVDVAVSYNQEGSYNMQIQDKTFLISGEIFNEGDSVYLRSSVNGTVCKSKLVILDNTIYLFFPVFVKAGDKVQTGDPLMVMIAMKMEHTIRAPKAGVIKKVNFQEGAQANRHAPLVEFVDEEAESK encoded by the exons ATGGCGCTGGTGCTGGCGGCCGAGCGGGGCCGCTGCTGCCTCTGGGCGCTGCGGCGGCC GCAATGGAACCAAGTACAAAGATTCGTGAAATGGGCCTCAACGATAG GAGGTCACAACATAGGGAAGATTCTTATTGCAAACCGAGGAGAAATTGCATGCAGAGTGATGCGAACGGCAAAGAAAATGGGTGTGAAGTCTGTCGCAGTTTATAGTGAAGCAGACAGACATTCCATGCACGTAGCAATG GCAGATGAAGCATATTGCATTGGTCCAGCACCCTCACAGCAGAGTTACTTGGCCATGGAGAAAATAATGCAGGTGGCCAAGGTCTCAGCAGCACAG GCTATTCATCCAGGTTATGGTTTCCTCTCAGAAAACACAGAGTTTGCAGAGTTGTGCAAGCAAGAGGGAATCATCTTCATAGGTCCGCCTTCATCTGCTATCAGAGATATGGGTATTAAGAG CACTTCCAAAGCTATAATGTCTGCTGCTGGCGTTCCTGTTGTTGAAGGTTATCATGGAGAAGATCAATCAGATGAGTGTCTAAAGGAGCATGCCAAGAGAATAGGATATCCAGTAATGATTAAAGCTGTTCGTGGAGGTGGAGGAAAG ggCATGAGAATTGCTCATTCAGAAAAGGAGTTTCTGGACCAACTAGAATCAGCTAGGAGAGAAGCAAAGAAGTCTTTCAATGATGATGCAATGCTGATTGAGAAATTTGTAGATAATCCAAG GCACGTTGAAGTCCAAGTATTTGGTGACCAGCATGGCAATGCAGTCTATTTGTTTGAAAGAGACTGCAGTGTGCAAAGAAGACATCAGAAGATCATTGAAGAGGCACCAGGG CCAGGAATTAATCCTGAAGTTCGAAAGGGACTTGGAGAAGCTGCTGTCAAAGCAGCTAAAGCAGTGAATTATGTGGGAGCAG GAACAGTGGAATTTATTATGGACTCCCAACATAATTTTTACTTCATGGAGATGAATACCAGACTACAAGTAGAGCACCCAGTTACAGAGATGATCACTGGAACAGACTTGGTGGAATGGCAGCTTAGG gttgcagcaggagagaagatTCCCCTAATGCAGGAAGAGATTCTGCTCCAAGGCCATGCATTTGAAGCTAGAATATATGCTGAAGACCCTAATAATAACTTTATGCCAGGAGCTGGGCCATTGTTGCACTTGTCCACCCCACCACCTGATAGTTTCACCAGGATAGAAACTGGAGTCAGACAAG gtGATGAAGTTTCTGTTCATTATGATCCAATGATTGCAAAGCTAGTTGTTTGGGCTGAGGATCGTCAGGCAGCACTGAGAAAGTTGCGATACAGTTTGCATCAATATAAT gttgTAGGATTAAGCACTAATATTGATTTTTTACTGAGCCTGTCAGGACACCCACAGTTTGAGGCTGGAAATGTGCACACTAATTTCATTCCTCAACACCATGATGAATTGTTTCCAACCAAAAAAGCAACCCCACATGAAGTTATGTGTCAGGCAGCTCTAGGACTCatactgaaagagaaaatgctaaCAGATGCTTTTAGAGATAAGTCAGATG ATAAATTCTCACCATTTGCATCTAGCACTGGTAGAAGAATAAATATGTGTTATACTAGAAAACTGTCTCTGCTGGATGGGGAAAACA CTGTGGATGTAGCTGTAAGTTACAATCAAGAAGGGTCATACAACATGCAG ATTCAAGATAAAACGTTCCTGATTTCTGGAGAGATCTTCAATGAAGGTGATTCGGTTTACTTGAGGTCTTCAGTAAATGGAACAGTGTGTAAGTCCAAATTGGTAATTTTGGACAACACCATTTATCTCTTCTTTCCG GTGTTTGTGAAAGCAGGGGATAAGGTTCAGACTGGAGACCCTCTAATGGTTATGATAGCTATGAAAATGGAG CATACCATAAGGGCTCCAAAGGCAGGAGTGATTAAAAAGGTTAATTTCCAAGAAGGTGCCCAGGCCAATAGACACGCTCCACTAGTTGAATTCGTGGATGAAGAGGCCGaatcaaaataa